The genomic window ATTCTTCTGCAACTCGCCGCGAAGCTGCGGAGAAAACGGAACGTAACGGTTGAGTATGTCCCTCGAAACGCGATTGAGTCTGAGTTTGCCGGAGGATTCGAACAGAATCCAATACGAATAATCGCTAGCGAACAAGTCCTTTAGATTTTTCTTATATTTTACCAGCTGTTGATCGATTCCTTTTTTCGCGTCGGGCGTCAAAGCCGGAGACTTACGGTAATTCTCCAGATACAAATAATATTCCGAAGTCAGCGAAGGAGGGGAAGAATCCTTCCATTTTCTTCCGCGGACGGTTCGTTCGATTTCCCAGCGGAATTCTCCGAGGGTTCTCGTGATCGCAAGAGTCATGTTCTCGTTTAAGATCTGCGGAAATACGAGACGTCCTCTCGACGAAAGTCCCGAAGTGATTTCCTGCCAAAGAACGCCTCTGCTTCCGAACACGGGAAGAATGATACAATCGGGACAGATTTCCTTCATTGCAAGTTCGGGTTTGCCCGGAGTCTGTTCGGGTTCGAAAGAGATCTGTCTGTAAAAAAGATGCTTATCGATTTTATGAACGTGATCGACGACCGCGTTCAGTTTTTCCGGGGTCACCAAGAACGCATCCGTCTCTCCGTACATCTGATCTTCGGAAAGAATCGGATACGCGAGGTTCGGATTGGCGGATACTCCGATCAGACCGTTGAACAATAAATTGCTGAGTTCCCAATCCAATAAATGAAGAAGGTCTTCGATTCCGCTGTCGCCCGCGAATTCGTCCGTTCCGGTTTTACGCAACATCGTCGCGCGCACTTGTTCGTACGATTGCGCCAAGTGATTTCGCGAAGGAATTTTCTTTCCGGAAAGAATGAGACCGAGCCATTCCGGTAAAAAATACACGGCGATCTTATGATTGGAAGGATTTGCATCCTGAGTATAACCGCGGATCTTCTGAAGAGTTCCGTAGAGCTGAACGATTCTTCCCGCCGAAAGAAGATTCTCGTCCATATAAAAGAAGTATAAAAACAGAAGAACCGCTTTCGGAACCGGACCGATGTCCGATCTGTATCTCGCATAACAAGCGGAGTACAGTTGAATGAAGGTTTGAATTTCTTCGGGTTTGTGTTCCTTGCGGACAAGACCGGGATGTTCCTTAAAGGCTTGCACCCTTCGTTGAATCTCGGACGTGGCCGAGTTCCCCATCGCCGCGTAGTTCAAAATCTGCGTTAGACTCCCTTGAAATTCTTCGGGAAGAGCGATATCTTCCTGAGCGCTGACGCCGCCCATTTGAATTCCGCCCCAAGCCCTCGTTTTTTCCGCGTCTTTTTCGGGAGGAGTCTCGACTTGAATTCCCATATCATTTCCGTTTAAACTGAGGATCTTCGCGTCGAAACGAATCCATTCCTTGTCTTCGCCGGAAAACAATACGTGAATCTTATCCCCGGTCGATACGGGAAACGAATGATACAACTTCTTCGTAAAAACTTTCGCGTGAAGAGTTTTCTGAACGGAGTCCGGACCGGGCGGCCCCGAATACAAAAGTCCGGGGAAGGCTTCTTCCCCATCGGTCAAGAATACGACGGGAATCAATTTTCTCGGATGAGGTCCGAGATCGTGAACGAGATGTTGCAATCTTTTGACGATGAGTGCGTCTCTCCAAGCGGGGAGTTCTCCCTGATGTGCGAGAAACGAAGCAAGTTCCGGAAGAAACACTTCCTGAAACCAAGAGTGAGAATCCGAGATCTTTTGAAGAACGGAGATGGATGCGTGATCCACAAAAGAGTGAATTTGAATCACGTCTCTTCCGTTCATGTAGGTCAGCGGAAGTTTTTTGAGAATTTTAGCGCGCAACGCGGCGCGATGTTTGATCGAATTTCGAAAACGTCTTTCTAGATAATATCCGGCAAGCAACAGGAGAGCCACAAAGATAGTTCCGTTGATGACCGGGATCCAAGAAAATTCCGGCCAGACAAGAATGGGGCGGGCTTGCGCTAAAAAAAACATGCGAACTGTATAAGTTTCTTTTTTTCAGGGTCAAGCAGGATTCTTAGAAGCGATTTCAGTATAAGAACCTGTCCCAAAAAAACTCGGCATCTCACTCCTGTGAGTCGCTCGACGGAGAAAGAACCTTGCAGCTTGATCTTTCTGACAAAGTAAATCGGGTTTTTGGGACGCGCCGTAAAGAATTCTGCAAACAAATTCCAAAACTTCGAACCGATCTTATCTTAGATCAAAGAAAAGAGCGTTTCAACTCGAAAAGATTTTTAGATCGATCGAAAAAATCTTCTTTCCAAAAGAATCGATCCGAATGCTGGTGGAATTACAGTCCATTTTCATGGGATTCATCGACGTCCACGTCGGTGGGAAGACGGTTAGAATCCGTCACGGTATCCGCCGCTGTAAGAGGGACGAAAGGCATATTAAGTCACTGGGGCAACCTGGGAAGGCATGCTGAGTAGGAAGATCTCAAGTCAGAATACGACCCTATGAAAATCCTGAAGATACGTTTCGTCCTCGGAAGTAAGGCGATCCGTAACTTAAAAAAGACAATTTCTCATTAACACGCGTTAGATGCTCCTCGGAGAATTTCTACGCTTACATATCGTTCGTCTTGAAGTTTACTCTGCAAGGAGGAGTATTCTATGCGTACCGTTTCTACGTCCGTGGAACGGAACAAGGATCTTTCCGTGTCATTAGATCCGTTCCTGACCGTATCGTTGATTTTTGTTTCTTTGTTCGTGATTTATATCGTCGGCTTGGAACCGATGCCCGAACTGCACGCGTCGTTTCACGATATACGACACGCGACCGGATTTCCCTGTCACTGAAGATGAAAGGAATCCTTTTACAGAGACTCGTCTTAGGATCTAAGGCGGGTTTGATCGCCGGTTTGACGTACGGAATCTTACTTCAATTCCTAGTCGGACCGTTGATCCTCAAGGCCGAAACTTTCGAAACGAAAACGGAGACGACTTCCGCGCATTCGCATTCTCATGGTACCGGAGTCAAAGCGCACCATCATCACGAAACGACCGTTTCAGAAGGGGATTCTTCCGCTCCTTCTGGGAAACGTTTTTTGTGGACTTGGATCGGCTGCCTTCTTTTGGGTCTTGCCTTCGGGATTCTCGCGACCTTAGCGCATTGTATTTTAGAATTTAGGAATATTCTATCTTCTGAATTCTTTTCTGCGTCCTGGAAACCTTCCCTTTTGATCGCCGTTTCCGGATTCCTGATCTTTTTCGGAATTCCATCTTTGGGCCTTCCTCCGCAACTTCCCGGAGTGATCGGCTCGGAAGAAGACTTCGAATCCAGGCAATTCTGGTGGCTGCAATCGGTCGGTTTGTCTTCGATCGGTTTGATTCTTAGCTTGTATTTGCAGATACGCTTTCCGAAAGAGAGAAGCATAGCACTTCTACTTTGCGTTTTGTTATGGATTCTGTTGTTCGGTTTTCTGTTTTGGATTCCGGGAGTTCCTCCGTATTCGACCGAAACGCCCGTCCCGAATTCACTCCGAGTGGAATTCGTTTTCAACAGTATCCTCGCGAACCTCGTTTTTTGGAGCGTGATCGGATTTCTGGTAACGCGTTTCCTAAGAACAAAACAAAACGTTTTTGTCTCAGCGGAAACGGGAAGGGCGTAAAACTATGAACGGTCTTGGAATTCTCATCGTGGGCCATGGAAGCAGAGAAACTTCCTCCAGTGAGGAATTCGAGACCTTTGTGGAAGGATATCGCAGACTTCATCCCGAATCTGAAATCCGAATCGCTTACGTCGAACTCGCGCAGCCGGATCTAAAAACGGCCTTGCGCGAGCTTGCATCCGCCCACACAAAAATTCTCATCGTTCCCTTATTCTTATTCGCGAGCGGACACGTAAAAAACGACATCGCTCTGATCCTTTCGGATCTCAAAGAGGAATTTCCGAACCACAAATGGATCACCGCCTTACCTTTGGGAATTCATTCGAATATCATAAAATTATTATCCATCCGATCTCGCACCTCTGAACACTTTAAGGAAGAATCCGTTTCCAAAACCGCCGTTATCGTCGTGGGCAGAGGGGCTTCGGACGCGGATGCCAACGGAGATTTCTACAAGGCCGTGCGATTTTTCGAAGAAGCGAATTCCTTTCTCTTCGTCAAACCCTGTTTTATCGGAATCACAAAACCGCTGTTA from Leptospira yasudae includes these protein-coding regions:
- a CDS encoding CbtB domain-containing protein, producing MRTVSTSVERNKDLSVSLDPFLTVSLIFVSLFVIYIVGLEPMPELHASFHDIRHATGFPCH
- a CDS encoding CbtA family protein — its product is MKGILLQRLVLGSKAGLIAGLTYGILLQFLVGPLILKAETFETKTETTSAHSHSHGTGVKAHHHHETTVSEGDSSAPSGKRFLWTWIGCLLLGLAFGILATLAHCILEFRNILSSEFFSASWKPSLLIAVSGFLIFFGIPSLGLPPQLPGVIGSEEDFESRQFWWLQSVGLSSIGLILSLYLQIRFPKERSIALLLCVLLWILLFGFLFWIPGVPPYSTETPVPNSLRVEFVFNSILANLVFWSVIGFLVTRFLRTKQNVFVSAETGRA